Genomic DNA from Niallia circulans:
GAATATTGTGATTAATTTGCGCAACTAGAACTGTCATATCGTCTTCAATAAGGCCAGAACGTGAGCGAATCACTTCTTCCATAATAAGGTCAGCAACCTCCTGCGGGCTATCTGTCTTCAATTCTTTAATTTTTCTCTTCATCCACAGGTCAAAGTTTTCGACATGCTTCGGCCCTTCAAAAACGCCATCACTCATCATAATTAACAGGTCCCCTGCTTTTAACTGCTCACTGACCACATCGACATCAAACTCCTGAACAATTCCCATTGGCAGGTTGCTTGCTTGAATTTTAATTACCTTTGATCCTCTTTTAATAAAGCTTGGTGTTGAACCAATCTTGAGAAACTTAGCATTTGCATTTTGCAAGTCAATCATGGCTAAATCTAAAGTTGCAAAAATTTCATCTGTTGTTCTTAGGGACAGTACAGAGTTGATTGATTTAATAGCAACCTGTTCTTCTATTCCAGACTGAAGTATTTTTTGGAGGAGCTGCAATGTTTCTTCACTTTCTAAATGTGCTCTTTCCCCGTTACCCATGCCGTCACTTATTGCCACAGCATACTTTCCTAACCCTAACTCTATTGTCGAATAGCTGTCTCCAGATATAAAACCTCCGTCCTTAGCAGCATGTGCTACACCAGTTTCCACCACAAATGCCTTCGCAGAACGGAAAGTAGCATGGCTATAATCATGGCCGTAACCTGCACTCTCCTCTTTATTAACAATGATAGTTTCTTTTAAGATGTCTGAAAGCATTGGTGCTATCAGCTTTTCACATTCTCCAAAGCCAGTATTATATGGAATGGTTATATCTATATCCACATTACCTTGCTCAAGACTGTAAATTTCCACATTTTCAATATGAATGCCAAAATCCTGGATAGCTTCAAGTATAAGCTCCTCTTGTTTGTGGTGATTTTCTCTTTCTCTCTGTATTTCCTTTGCAAAATCACCCATAACCTCTGAAACTCCGAGCAATTGGTCTGCAACTAGCTTTCTGCTCTCTTGTACTTGTTTTTTCAGCTTTTGATTTGCCTGATATAATGTCAATTCTTGATGAATGGCATCCGTTACTTTTTTTGATCTAGTGCAATGTTTTTCCCATTCTCTTGATAGTCCTAAAGAAATACTTCCGTCTGTCTCTGACATTTCTGTCATAATATCTTTCATATAATCATATGTTGTATTAAAGTTTCTTGCCCAGCAAGCTTCCTTTCTAAAGCATGTTTGACAAGTTTTTTCTGTCACATTGCTTAGGAAGTAATCGAGCTCTCTGTCTGTGTCATCTATATCATTTGTTGTGCTTTTAGCAGAAAAACTGTTTGAAAGAGCCTCAAAGACTGTGGAAAATTGAGAAACCCTTTGTGCTGTAACATCACGCATTTTCCTCATATATTGCTGCTGTTCCTGCGAATATTCTGTAGTGCCTGGAATATGCTTGGCTATTCGGGACGTTAAGAAAGACGGAGTTAACATAAATAGAAAAACAGAGACGGTGGTTTCCATAAGAGATACTGACAATACCCCTCCGCCTTCTCCATACATACCAATTAATAGTGTTGCAATATACAGTCCGAGTGCTACGCCTACCTTCCTGCCTTCCTTCAGTAAACCTCCGAGCAAACCAGAAAATGCAAGCAAACTCATATGATAAAAGCTTGAAATACTGGCAAGACTAAATATCAATCCTGTCACTACTCCTACAGTAGAACCGATTGTCGCACCTGCTATAAATGCAAATAAAAGGACCAGATACCGCGACATAATATGCTCAATCGACAAGTCATATATTGACCATCCGATTGTTCCGGTCATAACAGAAGCAAGCATGATGATAAGACAAACAATTTCTTCTGTCTTTAAAGCTTGCCTTCTTTTGCTAATTGTCAGTAATGGAAGACTTTGCATGAATATTAATGTGAGAATATATCCTAAGCTAGCTTCTACAAGTGCCATCATAGCTCCGTACATAGTAATTGTGTCTAATAAAATATAAGACTCTGTCAAAGATCCTAGCAGGACAGTCGCAAGTACAAGCATCGGAACAAATGTATTCTCATTTCTCCTCCATTTGCTTAGGAGTTTGTACGCTATGAGGAATAGAAACGCAAGTATAAAGCTAACAAAAGCCTCTTTCAAGGAAAGGGTTGCAGCTCCTCCAATTAATCCAACTAGTGCTAATGGAGCCTTGTCCTTCCGTGTCAAGTAAACTGCTGCAAAGAAAGGGAGGACAAACGGTGTTAAGGTCGCAAGTATCAGCGCTCTCCCTAAAAGAAAACCAATAACCAAAAGTATATAGCCTTTGGCCAAAAAAAAGTTCTCTACTTTTGTATGGAATTTATGATAAATCACGCCAAATCCCTCTTTTGATTTGCCAAAGTCTACATCTGCAATACCGTCGATAATATCCCTTTCCACTTTTTCCATTTTACTCAACTCCCTATCAGGTATCGTTGCACATCATTATAAAAGTTGTATTAGTAAAAGTTTGTCAAAAGAGCGGACAAGCTTTCATGTTTCTCTCGACTTGTTTCAATCAATTTCTTGAATTAAAACAAATTTCGCTAAAATAAAAATAGACAGTCTCTCTCTTTCTATTAACTATCAACAAGCTGCCGCCCTTTTTTACTGCTGTAACTTTCCTATCCTTCACACGATAATTTTTCGTTTTACCCTTTTTCAACATTTGTTCTATTCCTGAATCAATTTGTCAAAATATGAATTATATCTACAACTAATTTCCTCTCAAAAAAAATAGTTGACTTTTAACATAGAATTTTGTAATATATACCTTGTGCTTATGACGCATTAAATACATGGCGGTGTAGCTCAGCTGGCTAGAGCGTACGGTTCATACCCGTGAGGTCGGGGGTTCGATCCCCTCCGCCGCTATCTGTAAAGGGCGATAGATTATTCTATCGTCTTTTTTTATTCTTTTTTAAGAATAAAAAACAAAAAAGCAAGCCGTAATGGCTTGCTTAAGCTATGGGAATATATAAACGATAAACCCTGCTTTTATTTATAATAAAAAATTTTCAGCAGCAAGTTACCCTCGTCTAGCGCCTCTTCCCCCGCGTTTAGACTCAGTATTTCGTTTAAGAGAAGCTAACCGATCTTCACTGTCTTTTAAGAAACGGGCCACTTTGGATTCAAAGTTCTCTTTTGGAGCACGATTATCATGGTGCGATTTCGTGTTACGAGGTCTTGACGAGTTATTTGAATAGCCGCCTCTTGACTCTCTACGATCTCCGCGGTCATTTGATCTTTCTGGTCGTTCCGGTCTGTCTTTAGCTTTTTTAATAGACAGGCCAATCTTGCCATCTTTCTCAACATTAATAACTTTCACTTCTACTGCGTCTCCGACTTTCAAGTGATCATTAATGTCTTTTACATAATTGTCTGCGACCTCACTTATATGAACAAGACCAGTTGCGCCTTCTGGTAGTTCAACAAACGCACCAAAATTAGTAATTCCTGTTACCTTTCCTTGTAACTTGCTGCCTACTTCGATTGACATAAAAAAGTTTTGCCTCCTTAAGGATTTAAAAAATCGTACTTATATTATATTATACAAAATGAAAAAAAAGGGTGTCAATATAACTGTTGTCCTTATTATTTTCCACTATCGCTTGTTTTATTTTTTCCGTCTGGAATATTAAAAATTATTTCTCCTTTTTCTGAGAGAAGTAAATCTTTTCTTGCAAGCTTGGCCAAATAATCTTCATCGTTTAATTTTACGATTTGTTCCTTTAAACTCTTTTCGTCTTTCTCCAACAGAGCTATCTTTCCATCAAGCTTTTTCTTTTCAGCAGCCTTTTCTTCCAAAACGGAGCCCTGGGATATGAGTGCTGAAATCATAAAAAAGCCTATTGCCAGTGCACAGATAGAAAAAGCAGCCAATCTCCGGAATAAAAGCTTCTTTTTTCTCGCTGCACTAATGCTTAATTCTTCTTGTTGTACGGTATAGTCTGTTTGTAGTTTTGTCACGTCCGGTTTTCTTAATACACTCATACTCTGCTCCTCCCTTCCTTACTGTTTTTTTCTATTTTTTATCCATTCCTTAACATATTTCTTTATCATGGTATAATATCCTGCCAATTTCCCAGAATATTTATCGACGTTTAATTTAACCTTTTTCGGCAAAACCAGCCATATTAAGGATAATAGCCATTTAAGAGGTAATAAAACAACCTTCAGAATAAATCTTAATACCCTGATTACACCATTGACAAGTGCCATAAGTCCCTTTAGAAGGAAAATTACAACTGACACCAAAAATAGGATAAGTGTTTTTATAGGTTTATAGATAAGATTCACCACTAGCTTGACAGTAAGCTGGTAGAATCGGACACTGAGGGAAATAATTAGCTTTAAAAAGGATAGATAAATTGATTTCAAAAGGGCCTGGTATGTGGCAAACCCCAATAATAATGCCAATACTAAGTAGATTCTAATTTCACCTTGGTTCACTAAAAATAACACATAAAACATTAACAAAGCCTGCAGGACCCAGAATAGGAGATCATGAAAAAAGACGATAATTCGTTTTCGCTCAGCTCTTTTTAGAAAGAACTGATACGTATCTAAGCTAATTCCAAAAAACAGACCCATGCCAACCATAGCCAGCATGGTCATGAATTGAGTGGATAAAGTCATCGGAATATCTTGCTAAAGAAGCCTTTAGCTTTATCTCCACTTTGCTCATCTACATACAACAACTCGAATACTTTGCCTTTAATAGAAACAATCCCTTTTTCTACGTCCAAGTTTTTCATTTGCAGGTTTTGACCCCTAATAGATAAGAAGCCCATTACTGTTTCTAATAAAAATTCTTCATTATCAAAGCTCTCTACTTGCTTGACTCCTGTTATATCAAGGAGCCTTCTTCCTCTCATAATGACATCATGCTCTATGTTGCTAGTTTTTGCAGTATTAGAATCATAATTTTGGTTCATCTTAATCCCTCACAATCACAAAAGTACAATCATTTGTACAAGTGTATGAGAAGGGATAAGAAAAAAGAACAAGCTCTTATTTGAAAATTGCTTCTTTCATTATTCGCTCATTTATACCCTGATACGTCACAGATGAAACTAGGAAACAGTTTCTTCTTTAATAATTTTATACATATTTGCTGCATCTTCTTTTTTCGTTGAGTCCTGCAGTAACTCAATTTTTACCGTTACAACTTTTTGGCCGAACCTCACTTGCAGTTCATCGCCAACTTTAACATTACTGCTCGCCTTTGCTTGAATTCCGTTTATGAGAATTCTACCTTGGTCTGCAACCTCTTTAGCTAATGTTCTTCTTTTTATTAAGCGGGAGATTTTCAAAAATTTGTCTAAACGCATATTATCAGCACTCCTTATTTGTTTTTATCAACCTGTTTAGCCTCTTCCCAATATCCATCTAATGTTTCCAAAGGAACTTCCTGCACCTCTTTACCCATTTCCTTCACCTTTGCTTCAATATAGTGAAATCTGTTAATGAACTTTTGGTTTGTACTAAAAATCGCTAACTCTGGATCTATTTTGTAATATCTAGCTACATTAACAAAGGAAAACAAAATGTCACCAAACTCTTTTTCCATTTTTTCCGGACTGGCTCCATTTTCTACTTCTTCCCTAAACTCACTGATTTCTTCCTTTACCTTTTCCCAAGCGCCTGAAACATCTGGCCAATCAAAGCCTGCTTTTGCCGCTTTCTTTTGAAGATCATAAGCTCTGGAAAGATTCGCTGAGCTGTTCAGTACTCCATCAAGCACTGACGCTGGTTTATTTGGTTTTTCTGCATTCTTCGCTTGCTGCCATGTGTCTAAAACATCTTCCACTGTTTCTGCTTTTGCCTTTCCAAACACATGCGGATGCCTGCGCACCATTTTAGCAGCTATTCCCTCAATTACGTCATCGATAGAGAAATATCCCTCATCTTCTCCAATTTGGCTGTGAAGCATAACCTGAAGCAACACATCCCCAAGCTCTTCTATCATATTGTCTATATCGTCTTCATTAATTGCCTCAATCAGCTCATAAGCCTCTTCAATAAGATGGCTTCTTAGTGACTCGTGGGTCTGCTCTCTATCCCATGGACATCCGTCTGGAGCACGCAGTGCCGCAATTATTTTCCTTAAGCTCGAAAACTGCTTATAAAGCATGCGTTCCTCTTGAACTGGAGGTACATATAGTGAGGTTAAATTATTTAACTCCATCTCTCTATCCAACTCATGAAGTTCTATTCTTCTTATTTGCTCCTGTTTACTGCCTGCAGCCGTTACGATTGTTACAGGATAATCATACGGAAGCTTCTCCATTAAGGTAAGCTTAACCTCTGATGCGGAAAATGCATCATACACTTGTCCGATTATTAAATGCTGTGTGAACTGCAGCTCATCCTTACGTAAATCTGTTCCGTCCAAAAGCTGAAATCCATCGATAGGATCAATTTTCAAAGCTTGAAAAATACTGTCCAAAAAGCTTTGGCCACCGCCAATTTCAAGGTTGACCTCACCTTCTTCACTTCTTTCTATTAGAAGCTGCACCGTTTTTTCCGCTACGAGCGGATGTCCAGGTACGGCATAAACTATATCCTCTTGCTCTGCTTCCTTCATAAGAACAGCTACAATTTCATTGTAAACTGCCTCAAATTGGTCGTACTTCTCATATATATAATCCATATAAATAAAGTTGCTACCCTCTTGTTCTAATACAGTTAAAACAGGGTGATCCTTTGTACGCACATAAACCTTATTTTTATTATTTGTTAAGCTTCTATAAACCCCTAGCGGAAGCTGTTCCATATCTCCAGCACCAAGGCCTATTACTTTAATATTTCTCATTGTCCACTACCTTCCTTTCTTAGGTAAAAACCAGCTCAATTTACTACCAAACGGCAATGTAAGCAAATCCTTCTCTTTAAAAACATTGCCTCTGAGAACAAGAAAGACATAGACGAAGCCTCCCAATGCTACTCCGCTTAAGGATTGAAAGGCTGACAGCAAACGACTTCCATCTTTAAGGGCTAAGTTATCTGTCAGATAAATGTACCCTTTAACAGTTAGGTACATACAAAATGCTGCAAGTAGGATGACCGTAACTTGTTTCTGATTTATGAGTGGCAATTTTAACAGCATATACAATCTAACAGCCAAAAATACTAGAATCAAAGCTAACGACAAATTAGTAGCATATGCAGCGCCACTTGTGCCATAAGCTGCAACAAACGGTCCGTTTATAGCATATTTAAAGATAAATCCTAGCAACACAATGACAGCAGGATAGAGTGTGGCACCTAATCCCTGAAGAACTGCGGTATAGGTGACAATCATTGCATTTAGCAAAATGACAAAGCATAAAATCGCCAATACATGTGAACCTTGTTCATTTTGAAAAAGCATACTGTTCACTTTGTTAATCATGCTGAATAATCCTATGGATGCACCGAATCCAAAGAAAAGGCTGACCACTAGTGAAAACCTGACTTTTTCAACTAAAAGGCCCTTCTTCTTTTTCAGCATCTCTCCTGTTATGAAGGGAACTAATGTTAAAGCCATGGAAGTAGAGATAACCGTACCTAGTTGAATAAGCGGCTGACCTCTATCATAGATTCCCTTCAGCACCTTTGCTTCATCTTTATGAGCCCCTGCAGTTATGAGTTCCGAATATATGGTCAAAGAATCAGCAAGCTGTAATAGGATGAGGAGCATACTGCTTATTGAAATAGTTATACCTTCGTATATAATTCTTTTTATTATTTTTTTATTATCACGGTTCCTTATGCGCGCATGAATTACCGTTCGTACGGACTGCTTTCTATAAAAATAAAACAGCACGATAAAGGCGAGCATACCACCTGTAACAGAACCAAGCATCGCTCCTGCTCCCACCTTATACAAGGAGTAGCCTTTGCTAATGAAATAGATGGAACAGAATAATATCGTTCCCACGCGCATTAGTTGCTCTGCCACTTGAGAAACAGCAGTTGGAATCATATTACCTGTCCCTTGAATAATTCCCCTCGATGTTGCAATAAAGGGTGTAAACAAGAATGCAAAAGAAATCACTTTTATTAATATGGATAAATCTCTATCACCCATTGCAGATGAGAGAAACTCGGCCCCAAAGAACAATATTAAGAATGCACATATACCCAAAGAGTATAAAAGGATAAAAGAGGAACTTATAAGTCTTTCTATCCCAATCTGATCTTCTTTTGACTTCATTTCCGTATATAGCTTGGATATAACAACAGGAAATCCATATGTACTTAAAGCTATTGCCACCCCATAAATAGGATAAACTTGCTGGTATATATAAAAACCGGTATCTCCGACTATATTTTGAAAGGGTATTCGGTATACCGCACTTAAAATC
This window encodes:
- a CDS encoding putative polysaccharide biosynthesis protein, whose translation is MPKQSNNWFTGAIILTVGALVVKILSAVYRIPFQNIVGDTGFYIYQQVYPIYGVAIALSTYGFPVVISKLYTEMKSKEDQIGIERLISSSFILLYSLGICAFLILFFGAEFLSSAMGDRDLSILIKVISFAFLFTPFIATSRGIIQGTGNMIPTAVSQVAEQLMRVGTILFCSIYFISKGYSLYKVGAGAMLGSVTGGMLAFIVLFYFYRKQSVRTVIHARIRNRDNKKIIKRIIYEGITISISSMLLILLQLADSLTIYSELITAGAHKDEAKVLKGIYDRGQPLIQLGTVISTSMALTLVPFITGEMLKKKKGLLVEKVRFSLVVSLFFGFGASIGLFSMINKVNSMLFQNEQGSHVLAILCFVILLNAMIVTYTAVLQGLGATLYPAVIVLLGFIFKYAINGPFVAAYGTSGAAYATNLSLALILVFLAVRLYMLLKLPLINQKQVTVILLAAFCMYLTVKGYIYLTDNLALKDGSRLLSAFQSLSGVALGGFVYVFLVLRGNVFKEKDLLTLPFGSKLSWFLPKKGR
- the mazG gene encoding nucleoside triphosphate pyrophosphohydrolase; protein product: MRNIKVIGLGAGDMEQLPLGVYRSLTNNKNKVYVRTKDHPVLTVLEQEGSNFIYMDYIYEKYDQFEAVYNEIVAVLMKEAEQEDIVYAVPGHPLVAEKTVQLLIERSEEGEVNLEIGGGQSFLDSIFQALKIDPIDGFQLLDGTDLRKDELQFTQHLIIGQVYDAFSASEVKLTLMEKLPYDYPVTIVTAAGSKQEQIRRIELHELDREMELNNLTSLYVPPVQEERMLYKQFSSLRKIIAALRAPDGCPWDREQTHESLRSHLIEEAYELIEAINEDDIDNMIEELGDVLLQVMLHSQIGEDEGYFSIDDVIEGIAAKMVRRHPHVFGKAKAETVEDVLDTWQQAKNAEKPNKPASVLDGVLNSSANLSRAYDLQKKAAKAGFDWPDVSGAWEKVKEEISEFREEVENGASPEKMEKEFGDILFSFVNVARYYKIDPELAIFSTNQKFINRFHYIEAKVKEMGKEVQEVPLETLDGYWEEAKQVDKNK
- the yabQ gene encoding spore cortex biosynthesis protein YabQ; translation: MTLSTQFMTMLAMVGMGLFFGISLDTYQFFLKRAERKRIIVFFHDLLFWVLQALLMFYVLFLVNQGEIRIYLVLALLLGFATYQALLKSIYLSFLKLIISLSVRFYQLTVKLVVNLIYKPIKTLILFLVSVVIFLLKGLMALVNGVIRVLRFILKVVLLPLKWLLSLIWLVLPKKVKLNVDKYSGKLAGYYTMIKKYVKEWIKNRKKQ
- the spoIIE gene encoding stage II sporulation protein E → MEKVERDIIDGIADVDFGKSKEGFGVIYHKFHTKVENFFLAKGYILLVIGFLLGRALILATLTPFVLPFFAAVYLTRKDKAPLALVGLIGGAATLSLKEAFVSFILAFLFLIAYKLLSKWRRNENTFVPMLVLATVLLGSLTESYILLDTITMYGAMMALVEASLGYILTLIFMQSLPLLTISKRRQALKTEEIVCLIIMLASVMTGTIGWSIYDLSIEHIMSRYLVLLFAFIAGATIGSTVGVVTGLIFSLASISSFYHMSLLAFSGLLGGLLKEGRKVGVALGLYIATLLIGMYGEGGGVLSVSLMETTVSVFLFMLTPSFLTSRIAKHIPGTTEYSQEQQQYMRKMRDVTAQRVSQFSTVFEALSNSFSAKSTTNDIDDTDRELDYFLSNVTEKTCQTCFRKEACWARNFNTTYDYMKDIMTEMSETDGSISLGLSREWEKHCTRSKKVTDAIHQELTLYQANQKLKKQVQESRKLVADQLLGVSEVMGDFAKEIQRERENHHKQEELILEAIQDFGIHIENVEIYSLEQGNVDIDITIPYNTGFGECEKLIAPMLSDILKETIIVNKEESAGYGHDYSHATFRSAKAFVVETGVAHAAKDGGFISGDSYSTIELGLGKYAVAISDGMGNGERAHLESEETLQLLQKILQSGIEEQVAIKSINSVLSLRTTDEIFATLDLAMIDLQNANAKFLKIGSTPSFIKRGSKVIKIQASNLPMGIVQEFDVDVVSEQLKAGDLLIMMSDGVFEGPKHVENFDLWMKRKIKELKTDSPQEVADLIMEEVIRSRSGLIEDDMTVLVAQINHNIPKWSSIPMRGFHQKAN
- a CDS encoding RNA-binding S4 domain-containing protein, producing MRLDKFLKISRLIKRRTLAKEVADQGRILINGIQAKASSNVKVGDELQVRFGQKVVTVKIELLQDSTKKEDAANMYKIIKEETVS
- the yabP gene encoding sporulation protein YabP; the encoded protein is MNQNYDSNTAKTSNIEHDVIMRGRRLLDITGVKQVESFDNEEFLLETVMGFLSIRGQNLQMKNLDVEKGIVSIKGKVFELLYVDEQSGDKAKGFFSKIFR
- a CDS encoding S1 domain-containing RNA-binding protein; protein product: MSIEVGSKLQGKVTGITNFGAFVELPEGATGLVHISEVADNYVKDINDHLKVGDAVEVKVINVEKDGKIGLSIKKAKDRPERPERSNDRGDRRESRGGYSNNSSRPRNTKSHHDNRAPKENFESKVARFLKDSEDRLASLKRNTESKRGGRGARRG
- a CDS encoding FtsB family cell division protein — its product is MSVLRKPDVTKLQTDYTVQQEELSISAARKKKLLFRRLAAFSICALAIGFFMISALISQGSVLEEKAAEKKKLDGKIALLEKDEKSLKEQIVKLNDEDYLAKLARKDLLLSEKGEIIFNIPDGKNKTSDSGK